Proteins from one Porites lutea chromosome 3, jaPorLute2.1, whole genome shotgun sequence genomic window:
- the LOC140930877 gene encoding cysteine repeat modular protein A-like has protein sequence MKDRRLRTIKYYYRGGGADFLIYLYPHESKSQSIVVYNSHREPARSLISALSASGFRQVSGDQPSNVGPFFLSYHLPCPVGTFSNITSQGAEGCIPCPPGGFYSDDIGYVGTSCKKCPNGSFVALNKAPGKQVQDCKTCPLGTNSDAHAGLRACKCLEGYYRTHMFELCRKCEDGLNCENGYATLKPGYWWKWSNNSLKDRYRVFIANLLSSSPSFDKEDVQYAYPLPTPHKCPGRKSCKGGMDSSCEDGYKGPLCSVCSKGYFKQFQRCRKCPTKTWIVAQMLIVATVILIIIAVCVWTNKMKNKKGGESSLADSFLSKIKIAIGFYQVTYGLLEAFSYIEWPESLRAIGKYSKVLQLNILEMAPINCFFESLQVDAFANLLSIIAINSAIIICAGICYGIRRAVISRKEDMDIEQKLKELSQAKETTYRNLFFFLYITYLSTCSKTVTALPLACRELCQDENEDSCTKYLKADYSIQCHGPSFNKLVIVSYFSLVYVVTLPFSTFIVLWRKRTVILDEKPNGLDPRTEMIKGLQFLYENYTARSWYWELIETSRKVVVTSGLILVGQESRSYIGLAWVIAGMYGVFFAWNRPIQDAFENRLMGASIAVTVFNLGVGAVSKIPAENLPTAADVYMDMVVFNILVLGANTLVIGLLAFQYMLHLCAFLKKWYKNPRWSFSCCLSLILPFLSLSGDIDGLVGENIMNNQGDTGDIEMPSIAAAVQDSGATDITLDNSEQPATQLQIVEKGNHTATILSQTNEAFDISVEENKQENGNKKEIESMQPVTWPNCGEKQSIVVPFYSQYRSSKCHRETQTTLMVLN, from the exons ATGAAGGATAGGAGGCTAAGGACAATTAAATATTATTACCGTGGAGGCGGGGctgattttttaatatatcT ATATCCCCACGAGTCAAAATCACAATCGATTGTGGTGTATAACAGTCACAGGGAACCAGCCAGAAGCCTAATTTCTGCTCTTTCGGCCTCGGGATTCAGACAAGTTTCTGGCGATCAACCGAGCAATGTCGGACCGTTCTTTTTATCATACCACCTGCCATGTCCTGTTGGCACATTCTCCAACATAACTTCTCAAGGAGCCGAAGGATGCATACCCTGCCCCCCAG gtgGGTTTTACTCCGATGATATTGGATATGTGGGCACAAGCTGTAAGAAATGCCCCAACGGTTCTTTTGTTGCCTTGAATAAAGCACCAGGAAAACAAGTTCAAGATTGCAAGACTTGTCCTCTTG GAACAAACAGTGACGCCCATGCGGGATTGCGTGCTTGTAAATGCCTGGAGGGATATTATCGGACTCACATGTTTGAACTGTGTCGAAAATGCGAAGATGGACTAAACTGCGAGAATGGATATGCTACTTTGAAACCTGGCTATTGGTGGAAATGGAGCAATAACAGCCTTAAAGACCGCTACCGAGTTTTCATAGCCAATCTCTTATCATCTTCGCCATCATTTGATAAAGAGGACGTGCAATATGCGTATCCTCTACCAACTCCACATAAGTGTCCAGGAAGAAAGTCATGCAAAGGTGGCATGGATTCCTCTTGCGAGGATGGCTACAAAGGCCCCCTTTGCAGCGTGTGTTCAAAAGGATACTTTAAACAATTTCAACGATGCAGGAAATGCCCGACAAAGACGTGGATTGTCGCCCAGATGTTAATAGTTGCTACAGTTATTTTGATCATTATTGCAGTTTGTGTTTGGACAAATAAGATGAAGAATAAGAAAGGAGGGGAGAGCTCTTTAGCAGACTCTTTCTTGTCCAAAATCAAGATTGCAATTGGATTTTATCAGGTGACGTATGGTTTGCTTGAGGCCTTCTCATACATTGAATGGCCAGAGTCTTTACGAGCAATTGGCAAGTATTCAAAAGTACTCCAGCTAAACATACTTGAGATGGCTCCAATTAACTGCTTTTTCGAGAGTCTACAAGTTGATGCTTTTGCCAACTTACTTTCAATAATCGCAATAAATTCTGCCATCATTATCTGTGCAGGCATATGTTACGGAATAAGAAGAGCTGTTATCTCAAGGAAAGAAGATATGGATATCGAGCAAAAGTTAAAGGAACTGTCACAAGCTAAAGAAACCACGTACagaaatcttttctttttcctgtacATCACCTACCTTAGCACGTGTTCTAAGACAGTAACTGCTTTGCCCCTTGCATGCCGGGAACTTTGTCAAGACGAAAACGAGGACTCTTGCACGAAGTACCTGAAAGCCGATTATAGCATACAATGTCATGGGCCTTCGTTCAATAAATTGGTTATCGTGTCGTATTTCTCCTTAGTTTACGTTGTTACTCTTCCTTTCTCCACATTTATTGTTCTTTGGAGAAAGCGAACTGTAATACTTGACGAAAAACCTAATGGTCTAGACCCAAGAACTGAAATGATCAAGGGTTTGCAATTCCTTTACGAAAATTACACAGCTCGTTCATGGTACTGGGAACTAATAGAGACGTCTCGTAAAGTAGTCGTCACATCTGGTTTGATACTCGTGGGGCAGGAAAGCAGATCATATATTGGCTTAGCATGGGTCATTGCCGGTATGTATGGAGTGTTCTTTGCCTGGAATCGTCCGATACAAGACGCCTTTGAAAATCGACTGATGGGCGCATCCATTGCTGTTACAGTTTTCAATTTGGGTGTTGGGGCCGTCAGTAAAATTCCTGCAGAGAACTTACCTACAGCGGCCGACGTTTATATGGACATGGTCGTATTCAACATATTAGTTCTTGGAGCAAACACGCTGGTCATCGGATTACTGGCCT TTCAGTACATGTTGCATCTGTGTGCCTTCCTCAAGAAATGGTATAAAAATCCGAGGTGGTCATTTTCCTGCTGTCTTTCCTTGATCCTGCCTTTTCTTAGTTTGTCTGGGGACATTGATGGTTTGGTGGGAGAAAATATAATGAACAACCAAGGAGATACCGGAGATATCGAAATGCCTTCTATCGCTGCTGCTGTACAAGACAGTGGGGCTACTGATATTACTCTCGATAATAGTGAACAGCCTGCCACACAGTTGCAAATTGTGGAAAAGGGAAACCACACTGCTACGATCCTCTCACAGACTAATGAGGCTTTTGACATTAGTgttgaagaaaataaacaagaaaatggtaacaaaaaggaaatagaAAGCATGCAGCCTGTCACATGGCCAAATTGTGGGGAAAAGCAAAGTATTGTTGTCCCCTTCTACTCACAATACAGGTCATCAAAGTGTCATCGAGAAACCCAAACAACGTTGATGGTGCTGAATTGA